GCAGCGCCACGCTCAAACTCAGCGACAGCGAGGCGGGAACGCCTCGCCCCATCGACGCCATGAGGGACGACGAGCAGCACTGGTTCAACGAGGTGAGTGAGCAGCTGCTATACCTCCACGCTCGGGCTGGGATCACCCTTTCGATGATCTGCAGCAACGCGTCTTCGGGGAGCACCTAGCCGACTGCCGTCCCTTGCGTGTGCTTCCCCTGTCCGTGGATCCTCCCCGCGACCTCGCGATCCTGATCGACGAGGAGTACTCCCAGATTGCGGCTCTGCTCGCACCCGGGCGCCGAGCCGCCACGAGGCACGAGGGCACCGGGGTGGGCATCGCGGGCCTGAACTGCAACGGCAACCCGCTGCATCCCGATCCGAAGATCGGTGGCCAGCACGCCGAGGACATCCGTCGCAGCATCCGGCTCGCGAACCGGCTCGGTCAGCACCGCGTGGTCACCATGTCCGGGCTGCCCGCCGGCGAGCCAGACGGCATCCGGCCCAACTGGGTCGTGAACGCGTGGAACTCCGCGGCCCTCGACGTGCTGGACCACCAATGGGGGATCGCCGAGACCTTCTGGCGAGAGATCGACCGCGAGGCGGCCGACCTCGATGTCAAGGTGGCCCTCGAGCTGCACCCGCAGAACCTCGTCTTCAACCCGGCCGGCATCAGGGAGCTGGTCGAGCGGACCGGCGCCACCCACGTCGGCGTCGAGCTCGACGCCTCCCACCTGTTCTGGCAGTGGATGGACCCAGTCGCGGTCGTCCAGGACCTCGGCCCGCTCGTCTTCCACGCCGCCGCCAAGGACGTCCGGATCAACCCGGCCGCCGCCGTGTACGGGGTACTCGACAACCGGTTCCGCAAGCTCGGCCCCGACGAGGACCGCACGAACGTCGGCGGCGACGAGTGGGCCAACGAGTGGCCCAAGAACGCTGCCTGGGACTTCGTCGCCCTCGGTCGCGGTCACGACCCCGTCTACTGGTCGACCTGGCTGGCCGCACTGCACGCAGTCGATCCCGACATGCTCGTCAACATCGAGCACGAAGACGTCACGCTCAGCCGCATCGAAGGC
The window above is part of the Friedmanniella luteola genome. Proteins encoded here:
- a CDS encoding sugar phosphate isomerase/epimerase family protein, giving the protein MDPPRDLAILIDEEYSQIAALLAPGRRAATRHEGTGVGIAGLNCNGNPLHPDPKIGGQHAEDIRRSIRLANRLGQHRVVTMSGLPAGEPDGIRPNWVVNAWNSAALDVLDHQWGIAETFWREIDREAADLDVKVALELHPQNLVFNPAGIRELVERTGATHVGVELDASHLFWQWMDPVAVVQDLGPLVFHAAAKDVRINPAAAVYGVLDNRFRKLGPDEDRTNVGGDEWANEWPKNAAWDFVALGRGHDPVYWSTWLAALHAVDPDMLVNIEHEDVTLSRIEGLEIAADVLLDAARRAGIPG